One Paroedura picta isolate Pp20150507F chromosome 3, Ppicta_v3.0, whole genome shotgun sequence genomic window carries:
- the FN3KRP gene encoding ketosamine-3-kinase yields the protein MEAVLRRELGTSVLKSTGHSGGGCISRGESFHTDQGLVYVKINSRAEAKRMFDGEMASLTAILQTQTVKVPKPIKVIDVPEGGAMFVMEHLDMHSLNRHSEKLGTQLADLHLHNQKIGEKLKKNASTIGKVEQTDVQFVERFGFHTVTCCGYLPQVNDWQQDWVTFFARQRIQTQMDMIEKNSGDREARELWAQLQLKIPSLFGDMEIVPALLHGDLWGGNVAEDDSGPVIFDPASFYGHSEYELAIAGMFGGFGGSFYSAYHNKIPKAPGFEKRLKLYQLFHYMNHWNHFGGGYRGSSINIMRNLVK from the exons ATGGAGGCTGTTCTGCGGCGCGAGCTCGGCACCTCGGTGCTGAAGTCCACCGGCCACTCGGGGGGCGGTTGCATCAGTCGCGGCGAGAGCTTCCACACGGACCAGGGCCTCGTCTACGTGAAAATTAACTCCCGCGCTGAG GCCAAAAGAATGTTTGATGGAGAAATGGCAAGTTTAACAGCTATCTTGCAAACACAAACAGTGAAAGTTCCTAAACCTATAAAAGTTATTGATGTGCCAGAGGGTGGGGCTATGTTTGTTATGGAGCATTTGGACATGCATAGTTTGAATAG ACATTCAGAAAAACTTGGAACGCAACTGGCAGATCTTCATCTTCACAACCAAAAAATTGGGGAGAAATTGAAGAAAAATGCAAGTACCATTG GTAAAGTTGAACAGACAGATGTTCAGTTTGTAGAAAGGTTTGGATTCCATACGGTCACTTGTTGTGGATATCTTCCACAG GTGAATGATTGGCAACAGGACTGGGTGACTTTCTTTGCCAGACAAAGAATTCAGACTCAGATGGACATGATTGAAAAGAATTCAGGAGACAGGGAGGCAAGAGAGCTTTGGGCACAGCTGCAG CTGAAGATACCCAGTTTGTTCGGTGATATGGAGATAGTCCCTGCTCTTCTGCATGGGGACCTGTGGGGAGGAAATGTGGCTGAGGATGATTCTGGCCCTGTTATCTTCGATCCGGCATCTTTCTACGGTCACTCTGAGTACGAGTTAGCAATCGCAGGGATGTTTGGTGGCTTTGGTGGTTCTTTTTATTCTGCctaccacaataaaatccccaaagcGCCAGGTTTTGAGAAGCGGCTCAAGTTGTATCAACTGTTTCACTACATGAATCACTGGAATCACTTTGGAGGAGGGTACCGAGGCTCTTCTATAAATATAATGAGAAACTTGGTGAAATGA